Below is a window of Candidozyma auris chromosome 3, complete sequence DNA.
TGGGCACAATGTTAGTAGttgattgcaaaatttgCCTATTAGTCTACAATTACAGCGACAGAAAACTCCATAGTTGCTTATCAAAAAAACTCTTACAATCTATCTCAACGAAGTGTGATTGAATTGCCTTGCAAAAGAATACTGTCGACAAAGATGCGCAGTGAACTACAAGAGTGATAGCGGTTCAACTACTCATTCAATCAAGTGAACGATTACATGAAACAGAACGGTCAGGACCCTTGATCAGACCCCTTTAATAATTGCCAATGTCATCCTTACAACGTTTACAATTTGACGGGTCTTAAACCTCCTCACCGTGTTACTACcagttttcgcagccaatacTCATTCGCCCAAGCACAGCTAGAACTACATCACTATCTCCATCCTTTGCTCCAGTTCCTTTCCGTCACCAAGATTGAGCAGCTTTTTGCCCATATCCCATTTCAAAACTTAATACTAACACCCCATTCTCCACTCTTCCTTCACCTCCACATACCAATCATCACCTTCGTCTTCGCGGCCTCATACATTCGCAGACTAAGTTCATCGCGACCTCCATCGAAGTGATGGCACCCAATGAAGTCCTCCTGTCTATGAGTGCCCTACCGACTGAATCCAAGTCTTCCAAAGGGTCTGTTGGCGGCACCAGACTGCAAGCAGGCGACGAATACGGCGTTTTGAGTAATCCAAACATCGGGCTGGTCGTGTTCGGCGACTACGTGTTCCAAACATGGTACGGAAACGGCGCCTATTTTGCGTCAAGCGGCGACCAGGAATTGGGTATCGATACTATAAAGCTGAATgctctgctgctgaggagaaAGACTCCTCAGGCTTCTTCGGATGGTATCTGGCTCGCCCAGCTATATGTATGCGAGCACTGCTTTAAGTACTCATCTGACGCCCAAAAGATGACGCTCCATAGAACACTATGTCCGCTTAAGAAGCCGTTTCCTCCCTTGGGTAAGCTAGTGTACTCAGATACGAGAGCACCGTACCTAATCAAACAGGTTCGGGGCTACACCCATGAGCTTTTCTGTCAAAATCTTTCCCTCTTTGGCAAGTTGTTTCTTGAGGACAAGTCCGTCTACTACAATGTCGAATGCTTTGAATTCTACATTTTGTATGGCTTTGATCCTGAGGATGAGGAAATTTCGGGGTCCGTGCTACGAAAATACTTCAAGCCAATGGGTTTTTTCTCCCGTGAGATCAACTCCTGGGACGCTGACAATAACCTTGCTTGTATTTGCATATTCCCTCCTTATCAGCGACTACACTTGGGACAGCTTCTCATCGAATTTCTGTACGCTTTAGCGTCAGTGACCCCCCATATGGCCCGTCTGGGACCAGAATATCCGCTTTCGCCCTATGGCAGAATCTCCTACTTACGGTTCTGGGCAAAAAAATTGGCCTCGGTCATAACTACAGACTATGCCACGAAGGATAAAGTCACATTAGTGCAATTAGGCAACGCTACGGGGTTCCGAAAAGAAGACATCCTTCTAGCACTCGAGTATATGGAAATTCTAGAAGAGGATCCTGAAAATGGAAAGGTTTTTTTGAAAGTAGCAAATGTGCAAGAATGGTGCCGAAAAAATCATTTCGACAGCACcattcatcaacaaaaattgaatCCAGACTGTCTTCTTCTATAATGGAGCGCCATCGTGCATGCATACGGCGTATATCAAGCGGTACGCGAAGACAGCCTTTTGATGATACTACTTGCCCGTGACTCCGTTCTGAACCTTTGGAGGCAAAGAAATTTGATAGCATGGAAAAGCCTAGATTCTTTAAGCCACGGTCCCTGGTGAAACCCGAACCCGAGTTTACAGAAGGAAAGAACGTGCCATCGGATCCCCAGGAAGAGTCCGTACATGATAAGTGTGCTTCGCTTTTCGTGCAagaagacgaggatgaAGACGTCCTAATCGTTGAGGATAAGACGATCCTGAATGGAAACTCACAGGATAAGACGCGTTCAGCCTCGACATCACAGCCATCCATGGACCGAAGTCAGACAGGTGTCGAGGAGCACTCCACACTCATATCGCTGCAAGATTCCAGCGGCTCAGAGCCACGATTATCTCAAATTGGTTTTGATCTTTTTAAAAGCCAGCTCATATCCATCATAGGAGACGCATCCTCCAAGGCTTTGCATTATCTATATAAAAAGTATTTCAACCGTCCCAACTATATACAGCTCGCTACCAATGAGTACTTTAATGGCATCGATCTCAATAGCATAGAGGTAGCCTCGAAAGAGAAGCCCGTCAAAGATGAGGTCGCTGAGAGACAAGAGGAGATCAAAGAGCTATATGAACGGATAAGAACGCAAGCCAAGCAGGATCAAGAGGAGTTAAAAGCTAAACTGTGGCAAAAATATATCGGAACGCTTTGTCTAGAAGCGTGGGCAACGAGGCCCTATCTACGTTCGTTGAAGTATAAGCAACCTTTGGTCATTAAGAGATTGATCCCGAGTAAGATCAAGAGGTCTTCCAAGGTGCAAGCAAAGTTCGGAGATTCCGCTGTTATTCGTTTGTATACCGCTGGAAGCGATAATAGAGAAATTGGACGTCTTCCGGAGGACATTACTCGAATTCTCTCCCCGCTCATAGACTTAGATTTGGCTCATTTCGAAGCAACGGTCATGATGGACACGGGTAGCAGACTCTCAATCGGAGATTCATTCTATATTCTGATTCGCTGCTTTCTCAACAATAACACTTTTATAAACCATGACAATTATGTTGGGAGTGAGGAGCTGGATGAATCAGCtatgaagaaaagaaaggttGCTAAAGGTGTGGGTTTCAGCTATGCTCAAGAGACCGACGGGGAGGCAGCTCTAAGACTTAAGCAGAAGTCTATATCTCGGCTCTTTGATAAATTGCAAATCGCTCCATACGATGAGAAAAAACCATCAAGTGACGAGCTAGTTGTTCTAGATGATGCTTCCCCGGAAGACTCAGTCAAGCAAGAGAGTGCACCAGTTGATGAACTCagccttgatcaattgaAAGACTTTTATACTTCAAATCAACACTCCGATTATTTAAACGACTTGCCCGAAACCACAGTTCCTCCAGGTGATAACTTCAAACTAGAGCTTAGGTCCTATCAGAAACATGGTTTATCTTGGATGCTAgcaagagaaaaagagattgATGTGCTCGAGGCGTTGTCGACCACCGACGGTGAGGTGTTTTCTACACAAAAGCGTCATGCAATCCGCCAAGATGATGGCGTTGTAAACCCACTTTGGAGCAAGTTTAAATGGCCAGTTGATCCTCAGGCTTCTGAGCCAGAGACAGGCGATGAGGATGGTGAGTTTTTTTATGCCAATCTCTATAATGGTGAAATGTCGAAGGACAAgccaatgatgaaaagcttTATGAGAGGCGGGATCCTTGCAGATGAAATGGGTTTGGGGAAGACCATATCCACTTTGGCTTTGATTCATTCGGTTCCGTATGACACTCTGGCTATTCAATTTGAGCCCCCTCGTTATGCATCCAAGTCGACTTTGATCGTGGTACCCATGTCATTATTGTCACAATGGAAGTCCGAATTCGATCGTTCTAATAACAACAAAAATCATCGTTGTTACGTGTACTACGGTGATACAGTACAAGCCGACTTTTCCCAAACACTTTGTGGAAGAAATACAAATATACCCATTGTTGTGCTCACGACATACGGAACTGTTCAAAATGAGTGGGCTCGATTTAACAAAATGCGTGATGAGAATGGTAATTTGCCCAAGCTAGGCCTTTATTCAGTTGAGTTTTTCAGGATTGTTTTGGACGAAGGTCACACCATCCGCAACAGGACAACCAAAACAGCTAAGTCTGTCCACGAATTAGAGCTGCGCAGAAAATGGGTACTTACCGGAACTCCAGTTGTCAACAGGTTGGATGATATCTTCTCAATCgtgaagttcttgaaacTAGACCCATGGAGTAATTTCTCGTATTGGAAAACGTTTGTGACTCTCCCatttgagcaaaagaaatttAATCAGACATTGGATGTCGTGAAGTCGATATTGCAGCCTATATTTCTCAGACGGACAAAGAATATGAAACTGAAGGATGGCCAACCTCTAATAAGTTTACCTGATAAAGAGGTTATCATTCAGGAATTGGAATTCAGCAAGAGAGAACAACTCTTCTatgattttttcaagtcgAGAGCATTCCAATCCTTTAAGGAAGGCATGAAAAGTGgagacttgttgaaaaagtaTACTCAAATTTTGACCCATATTTTGCGCTTGAGACAAATTTGTTGTCATGCGGACCTCGTATCTGGTAGCGACGAGCTTGATGAGACGTGGGCACAAGAGTTGGCAAGTTTTGAGGAGCCTTCTAAGAACGAGCGGTTTCAATCGGATACTAAAATGCGACAAGCGATGTATGCACTTTACAAGAGGATTGACATCCCGAACAGTGAATGCTCAATTTGCACACAGTCACCTATCAGCGTCGGTGAAATGGTTGTGACGGAATGTGGGCACTCATTCTGTTTTCACTGTCTCAAGGAACATATTTATTTTCAAACAAAGAATGAAAATGATCCCTTATGTCCTGATTGCCGAGGATCAATTTCAATCTACAGACTTTTTAAACTAAGGCTGAAAGAGACCGACAAAAAAGAGGTCAGATTCCATACTAATGAGGATGTTGATGACCCTAGTTCGAAGTATGATTTTCAATTGTATCATTATGACCCAGATAAGGTTTCGACCAAGATCGAGGCGCTTATCAGTCATCTTCTTGCGCTTAAAGATCAGTCACCAGGCGAGCAAGTCGTTGTCTTCTCTCAGTTCTCTACCTATTTGGATTTGATAGAGAACGAACTCAAAGTGTTGGCAACCAATTATGACGATTTCGAGATCTACAAATTTGATGGGCGTCTTAGCATGAACGATCGAGAAAAAATCTTGCTGAGCTTCACAGCAGAAAGGAAGATTAGAGGCAAGATTGtagtgcttcttctttcgtTGAAGGCCGGGGGTGTTGGCCTTAACTTGACGTGCGCCAACCGCGCATTTATGATGGATCCGTGGTGGTCTCCAAGTATAGAAGATCAAGCTATTGACAGAATTCACAGAATTGGACAAGCACAAAACGTCAAAGTTGTGCGGTTCATCGTGAAGAACAGCATagaaatgaagatgttgcGCATCCAGGAGAGAAAACGCATGATGGGAGAGGCAGTTGAAGtggaagaggaagagagaagaaagcaaagaatcGAAGAGATCAAATTGTTATTCGAAGAATAACCCTACTTAACCAGGCAGTTTGCCTCCTTGTATATAACCCACCAGGGTGCAATGGTGGTGTTCACTGCATATAGATTATCAACACCAGGAGCGAGCAAAAATAAGGCGAGTAGATCTAAAAATCGTTTTGAGTTTGTTTACCGCACCATGAAGAACCAGGATCAAAGTATGTCACAGATTAATCAAACGCAACGTTGAACACGTGAAATGATACCTCCAATTACGGTCGTTTCAAGAATTGCCATTTTTGTGTGACCCACGTTTTACATAGCCCTACTAACATCCAAGTTGTGAAAAACCTACTAGCAGATTTTGGTGTAGTTCTCGAAAAAGCAGACACGCTTGAAGTCACCAAACAAGATGTCGTTCCCGaaaaatttcttgaaaagtcGCCTGAGTTGATCCTTGAGTCTTTACGCAAGCATCTGGAAAGTCACCCCAACGCAAAGAAAACTTCTATCAGACACAAACTCGACCAACTGAAATATACCTCGCCGTACCAGATTTATCATGATATTGTTGTTGCCTGTACTCTGGAAATATCAAAGCACGAGATAGGCACTGCTGATTACAAAAGTATTGATTATTTCTACAAGTTTGTGACTGAGCTCTTGCTAAGAGAAACTGGGCGTTTGGGCTTACAGATAAAtaaagatgatgatgatgtcagTGAGGACCCCGAAGATGTACTCAACATTTTGCGTGAAAACTTCGACAAAATCTCTAAGAGCTACACCGTTGCTAATGGCGAAACAATTGTTTATATGAATAAGGTTGAGGAGCCTCCAACTCCCGCCTACCACAGTCTTTACACGGGCCAGCCTCAACCTCCATCGGAACCGAAGTTCAAGACACAGCCGCTCTTCTCTAGTTTAACGGGTAAATCCGCACTTGATACAAGGAATACAATTGTTCCCGACCCATATCATTTGGCTAAAGTTGTGGGCTCGACGAAGTCTATCATCACCAATACGGAAAGTTTGAAGAGTTTCGGTAATCCTACACTTAGAActccagcagcagggcATACTGGCGGTCAGGTTTTGGATAACTTTTTTCATCCCAACTGGTATACGCTAGAAGCTCCAAGCTGGTTGATATACAAGCAGAAGGCTCTCAAGCCACCTGTGGAGTCCACGTTAGTCAAGGAGACTTTCGACAACGAGTTACGTACGTTCGAGAGAGTATCCCAAACCATCAGATCTTTCGGGCCCACCACTGATCTGAGAAAGTCTGTTTTGAGCTCGGAACTCAGAAACTCTGTCTGGTTTAATCACTTCGGCCTCAAGAAATTGGATGCGATAAAGCAAGCGTACTACGGaccaaaagagaaatcCAAGTCAATCAGTGAAACATCTAGAGAAATTCAAAACGCTGAGGATGCTATGGATGAGGACCGTATAACAGACCTGATTATACCAGAGGCTAACGGCAATGATATTGCTCGTAGCGTTGAACCAGTTTTTAAATCGGGCGAAATCAAGCTCGAAAATCTCGTGTACTATAGACCTGAAGTTGCGTCAATGATAgaggagttgaaaaaagatAAGGACATAATCAAGAGGTCGCCCTCGAAGATCCAAAAGTTGATATCCTTTGATCTTTTGAGACTAAACAAGTTACGCCAAGTGAGATTTTCCCAGCAGTCTGCTGCGAATAAAAACACTCCAACAACTGCTGAAGTTGTCctttacaaaaaaattatgAAGCTTCTCActatccttcttcaatcgAATGTCGGTCAGGACCAGTCATTCACGCATGAGGTAAGTAAAAAGATTCctgttcttctcaatgagTACCCAGGTGTTTTGCCAGGGCATatgccttcttcttcatctgcaaTGCACAAGACAGCTAGACTAGCGGGTGTTAGAGGGCcctacaaaaaaaagaagggtTTCATGTAAATTGTCTATCATGATTCTAATGCAATGTACTTTTAATTAAACCTCGATTCCGATTGAGAATAAGTAGATCAAGTAAATGTTAAGGAAGGTGATGATTAGCCAGGTGGCAAAGGCGGCAATGTTGAGCCATTGCCCGTTTTCGTAAAACACAACCTTTGCACGAACATCTCCAGCGCCATCTTCAGAGAGAAGTGCGGTGTTCTCGTCTGCTTGGTCGGATGTTTTATCTACGACAGTCATATACTTGCGACTAGCCGTGAACCAAATCAAGGGGGCACTAACAGCC
It encodes the following:
- the SAS2 gene encoding histone acetyltransferase, with amino-acid sequence MSALPTESKSSKGSVGGTRSQAGDEYGVLSNPNIGSVVFGDYVFQTWYGNGAYFASSGDQELGIDTIKSNASSSRRKTPQASSDGIWLAQLYVCEHCFKYSSDAQKMTLHRTLCPLKKPFPPLGKLVYSDTRAPYLIKQVRGYTHELFCQNLSLFGKLFLEDKSVYYNVECFEFYILYGFDPEDEEISGSVLRKYFKPMGFFSREINSWDADNNLACICIFPPYQRLHLGQLLIEFSYALASVTPHMARSGPEYPLSPYGRISYLRFWAKKLASVITTDYATKDKVTLVQLGNATGFRKEDILLALEYMEILEEDPENGKVFLKVANVQEWCRKNHFDSTIHQQKLNPDCLLL
- a CDS encoding DNA helicase RAD5, whose amino-acid sequence is MEKPRFFKPRSSVKPEPEFTEGKNVPSDPQEESVHDKCASLFVQEDEDEDVLIVEDKTISNGNSQDKTRSASTSQPSMDRSQTGVEEHSTLISSQDSSGSEPRLSQIGFDLFKSQLISIIGDASSKALHYLYKKYFNRPNYIQLATNEYFNGIDLNSIEVASKEKPVKDEVAERQEEIKELYERIRTQAKQDQEELKAKSWQKYIGTLCLEAWATRPYLRSLKYKQPLVIKRLIPSKIKRSSKVQAKFGDSAVIRLYTAGSDNREIGRLPEDITRILSPLIDLDLAHFEATVMMDTGSRLSIGDSFYISIRCFLNNNTFINHDNYVGSEESDESAMKKRKVAKGVGFSYAQETDGEAALRLKQKSISRLFDKLQIAPYDEKKPSSDELVVLDDASPEDSVKQESAPVDELSLDQLKDFYTSNQHSDYLNDLPETTVPPGDNFKLELRSYQKHGLSWMLAREKEIDVLEALSTTDGEVFSTQKRHAIRQDDGVVNPLWSKFKWPVDPQASEPETGDEDGEFFYANLYNGEMSKDKPMMKSFMRGGILADEMGLGKTISTLALIHSVPYDTSAIQFEPPRYASKSTLIVVPMSLLSQWKSEFDRSNNNKNHRCYVYYGDTVQADFSQTLCGRNTNIPIVVLTTYGTVQNEWARFNKMRDENGNLPKLGLYSVEFFRIVLDEGHTIRNRTTKTAKSVHELESRRKWVLTGTPVVNRLDDIFSIVKFLKLDPWSNFSYWKTFVTLPFEQKKFNQTLDVVKSILQPIFLRRTKNMKSKDGQPLISLPDKEVIIQELEFSKREQLFYDFFKSRAFQSFKEGMKSGDLLKKYTQILTHILRLRQICCHADLVSGSDELDETWAQELASFEEPSKNERFQSDTKMRQAMYALYKRIDIPNSECSICTQSPISVGEMVVTECGHSFCFHCLKEHIYFQTKNENDPLCPDCRGSISIYRLFKLRSKETDKKEVRFHTNEDVDDPSSKYDFQLYHYDPDKVSTKIEALISHLLALKDQSPGEQVVVFSQFSTYLDLIENELKVLATNYDDFEIYKFDGRLSMNDREKILSSFTAERKIRGKIVVLLLSLKAGGVGLNLTCANRAFMMDPWWSPSIEDQAIDRIHRIGQAQNVKVVRFIVKNSIEMKMLRIQERKRMMGEAVEVEEEERRKQRIEEIKLLFEE